The following coding sequences lie in one Myxococcales bacterium genomic window:
- the ftsH gene encoding ATP-dependent zinc metalloprotease FtsH, which produces MKQPHKTLLLWVVLIVAFLAIWQFLSPEGPQKQPMPFSEFIALVKAPKDQRHVEAVEIKDREYVFQIKNPTSKGPVERGISVGPSGDEIAAELLKQDVRITYQKDESNPFLTTTLTILLPMLFLLVLFYLFMRQLQAGGGKAMSFGKSRARLLNESQNKVTFADVAGIDEAKDEVEEIIAFLKDPKKFQKLGGRIPKGVLMMGPPGTGKTLLARAIAGEAGVPFFSISGSDFVEMFVGVGASRVRDLFEQGKKHAPCIIFIDEIDAVGRHRGAGLGGGHDEREQTLNQLLVEMDGFESNEGVIIIAATNRPDVLDPAILRPGRFDRRIIVPRPDVRGREGILAVHTKKVPLSTDVQLGILAAGTPGFVGADLENLVNEAALLAARQDKEAVAMQDFELAKDKVLMGSERRSMVMSEQERRTAAWHEAGHTLVGKLVEGNDSVHKVSIIPRGAALGVTQFLPTEDRHLMTSKQTLARIAMALGGRSAEEIVFNEITTGAQDDIRRATRLARAMVCELGMTDALGPVTYGENEESVFLGREMTTRREDYSEDTAKAIDHELRRIIDAQHKLALKVLTDNRDKLDRLAEALLERETLDSQEISAAIAGEPLPPRDRLVIPTWSDKRASREKEKKRAASIFGAPKPATSS; this is translated from the coding sequence GTGAAACAGCCCCACAAGACCCTTCTGCTCTGGGTCGTCCTCATCGTCGCGTTTCTGGCCATCTGGCAGTTCCTGAGCCCCGAGGGGCCGCAGAAGCAGCCCATGCCGTTCAGCGAGTTCATCGCGCTCGTGAAGGCACCCAAAGATCAGCGCCACGTCGAGGCCGTCGAGATCAAGGATCGCGAGTACGTCTTCCAGATCAAGAACCCCACCTCGAAGGGACCCGTCGAGCGGGGCATCAGCGTCGGCCCGTCCGGCGACGAAATCGCGGCCGAGCTCCTGAAGCAGGACGTGCGCATCACGTACCAGAAGGACGAGTCGAATCCGTTCCTGACGACGACGCTGACGATCCTGCTGCCGATGCTGTTCTTGCTGGTGCTGTTCTACCTGTTCATGCGCCAGCTCCAGGCGGGCGGCGGCAAAGCCATGAGCTTTGGCAAGAGCCGCGCGCGCCTGTTGAACGAATCACAGAACAAGGTCACGTTCGCGGACGTCGCGGGCATCGACGAGGCCAAGGACGAGGTCGAAGAGATCATCGCGTTCCTGAAGGATCCCAAAAAATTCCAGAAGCTCGGCGGGCGCATCCCCAAAGGCGTCTTGATGATGGGACCGCCCGGCACGGGCAAGACGTTGCTCGCCCGCGCCATCGCCGGCGAGGCCGGGGTGCCCTTCTTCAGCATCTCGGGCTCCGACTTCGTCGAGATGTTCGTGGGTGTCGGCGCCAGCCGTGTCCGCGACCTGTTCGAGCAGGGCAAAAAACACGCTCCCTGCATCATCTTCATCGACGAGATCGACGCCGTCGGCCGTCATCGCGGCGCGGGGCTCGGCGGCGGTCACGACGAGCGCGAGCAGACCCTGAATCAGCTGCTCGTCGAGATGGACGGCTTCGAGTCGAATGAAGGCGTGATCATCATCGCCGCGACCAACCGGCCCGACGTGCTCGACCCAGCAATTTTGCGGCCCGGCCGCTTCGACCGCCGCATCATCGTGCCTCGTCCCGACGTCCGCGGGCGCGAGGGCATTCTCGCCGTGCACACCAAGAAGGTGCCGCTGTCGACGGACGTGCAGCTCGGAATCCTTGCCGCCGGCACCCCCGGATTCGTCGGCGCCGATCTCGAGAACCTGGTCAACGAGGCTGCCCTGCTCGCAGCTCGCCAGGACAAAGAGGCCGTTGCGATGCAGGACTTCGAGCTCGCCAAGGACAAGGTCCTCATGGGCAGCGAGCGGCGCAGCATGGTGATGAGTGAACAGGAGCGCCGGACCGCGGCCTGGCACGAGGCCGGACACACCCTCGTCGGCAAGCTGGTCGAGGGCAACGACTCGGTCCACAAAGTCAGCATCATTCCCCGCGGCGCGGCCCTGGGTGTCACCCAGTTTCTGCCGACCGAGGACCGCCACTTGATGACGAGCAAACAAACGTTGGCTCGCATCGCAATGGCGCTCGGCGGGCGCTCCGCCGAAGAGATCGTGTTCAACGAGATCACCACCGGGGCCCAGGACGACATCCGGAGGGCGACCCGCCTGGCCCGAGCCATGGTGTGTGAGCTCGGCATGACCGATGCGCTCGGCCCGGTCACCTACGGCGAGAACGAGGAGAGTGTGTTCTTGGGCCGCGAGATGACGACGCGGCGCGAGGACTACTCCGAGGACACCGCCAAGGCCATCGACCACGAGCTACGCCGGATCATCGACGCACAGCACAAGCTGGCGCTCAAGGTGCTCACGGACAACCGAGACAAACTCGACCGCCTGGCGGAGGCGCTGCTGGAGCGTGAGACGCTCGACTCGCAGGAAATCTCGGCGGCCATCGCTGGTGAGCCGCTGCCCCCGCGCGACCGTCTGGTGATCCCGACCTGGAGCGACAAACGCGCCAGCCGCGAGAAGGAAAAGAAGCGCGCGGCCAGCATCTTCGGCGCGCCGAAGCCGGCAACCAGCAGCTAG
- a CDS encoding HD domain-containing protein has protein sequence MTEELDRVLRASIPAAVRGLCQRLRDAKHRSWVVGGCVRDQVLASKRGGVDDGLRNDWDVATDARPEQVMQLFRRVIPTGIKHGTVTVLIDDVGYEVTTLRGETTYSDGRRPDSVFFVDDIVADLARRDFTINAMAYDPLEEALIDPFDGMADLARGVLRAVGDPAARFAEDGLRVLRAARFVATLEVEIEPGTARAIEPSLASYAKVSPERIRDEWLKAMKARRPSRAFEVMREHGMLGISAPELLESVGCEQNRYHEFDVWGHAMACLDACPPSPVLRVAGLLHDVGKPRSRAFSDKTNDYTFYEHERIGAEMAEPMLSRLRFSNDERARIVDLVRHHLICYDESWSDAAVRRWIKRVGIDLLADLYELNRADVLGKGRDASGDLDRLAGLKERVAAIMAAGTAISTRDLAVTGHDLMNEVGVAPGPLLGKILATLLDEVIEAPELNSREPLLERARQLVDGEELR, from the coding sequence GTGACCGAGGAGCTCGACCGAGTCCTCAGAGCTTCGATTCCCGCTGCCGTGCGCGGGCTCTGCCAGCGCCTGCGCGACGCGAAGCACCGGTCGTGGGTCGTTGGTGGCTGTGTTCGTGATCAAGTGCTTGCGTCGAAGCGTGGCGGGGTCGATGACGGACTTCGCAACGATTGGGACGTTGCCACGGACGCACGGCCCGAGCAGGTGATGCAGCTGTTTCGCCGCGTGATCCCCACGGGTATCAAACACGGCACCGTCACCGTCTTGATCGACGATGTCGGTTACGAGGTCACCACACTGCGCGGGGAGACGACTTACTCCGATGGGCGCCGTCCGGACTCGGTGTTCTTCGTCGACGACATCGTGGCGGACCTGGCGCGCCGTGACTTCACCATCAATGCCATGGCCTACGATCCGCTCGAAGAGGCGTTGATCGACCCATTCGACGGCATGGCGGATCTGGCCCGGGGTGTGCTGCGGGCGGTGGGCGACCCCGCGGCGCGCTTCGCGGAAGATGGGCTCAGGGTGCTTCGCGCTGCGCGTTTCGTCGCCACGCTCGAGGTCGAGATCGAACCCGGGACGGCGCGCGCCATCGAGCCGTCGTTGGCGAGTTACGCCAAGGTGAGCCCAGAGCGCATCCGCGACGAGTGGTTGAAGGCCATGAAGGCCCGCCGTCCCAGCCGTGCGTTCGAGGTGATGAGAGAGCACGGCATGCTGGGGATCTCGGCGCCCGAGCTGCTCGAGTCCGTCGGGTGCGAGCAGAACCGCTACCATGAGTTCGACGTCTGGGGTCATGCCATGGCCTGCCTCGATGCGTGCCCGCCGAGCCCGGTGCTCCGGGTCGCTGGCCTCTTGCACGACGTCGGTAAACCGCGCTCGCGCGCCTTCAGCGACAAGACCAACGACTACACGTTCTACGAGCACGAGCGCATCGGGGCAGAGATGGCCGAGCCGATGCTGTCGCGTCTGCGTTTTTCGAACGACGAACGCGCGCGCATCGTAGACCTCGTGCGCCACCACCTGATCTGTTACGACGAGTCCTGGTCGGACGCGGCGGTTCGCCGCTGGATCAAGCGTGTGGGCATCGATCTGCTCGCGGACCTCTACGAGCTCAACCGCGCGGACGTGCTCGGGAAGGGCCGCGACGCGAGCGGCGACCTGGACCGGCTCGCGGGGCTGAAGGAGCGGGTGGCTGCCATCATGGCTGCGGGGACCGCCATCTCGACGCGGGATCTGGCCGTCACGGGGCACGACTTGATGAACGAGGTCGGGGTTGCGCCCGGGCCCTTGCTCGGAAAGATCCTGGCCACGCTGCTCGACGAGGTGATCGAGGCGCCCGAGCTCAATTCGAGGGAGCCGCTGCTCGAGCGGGCGCGCCAGCTCGTCGATGGGGAGGAGTTGCGATGA